In Paenibacillus sp. FSL R7-0345, a single window of DNA contains:
- a CDS encoding glycosyl hydrolase — protein MNKMIHAAPCNPNATQEVKNVLRYLSELSGKGIITGQHTQTTVQKELKYIEEVTGKLPALCGFELLAYSPNINYEDASEACLIEVEENKNTLDQAWDWVLNKQGLITFTWHWFSPFGSRDKGFYTEHTTFDASRAVTEGTEEQKMLIADMDHMAELLKPFCEKRIPILWRPFHESEGEWFWWGAKGPEVAKQLYRMMYERYTNHHGLNNLIWVWNSPLPEGYVGDDVCDVITLDTYPPKHTHTDLEDEYNRLVKITPANKLTALGEIGVLPSIPRLSESHIPWVWYMTWSNEFGTTEEWTTKEELRRAYEHPFSVTLDTLPRLY, from the coding sequence ATGAATAAAATGATTCATGCAGCACCGTGCAATCCAAATGCGACTCAGGAAGTAAAGAACGTACTACGCTATTTAAGCGAACTGTCCGGCAAGGGGATTATAACGGGCCAGCATACCCAAACCACCGTACAGAAAGAACTGAAATATATTGAAGAGGTAACCGGAAAACTGCCGGCTCTTTGCGGATTTGAACTGCTTGCTTACTCTCCTAACATTAACTATGAGGATGCCAGCGAGGCTTGCCTGATTGAGGTGGAGGAAAATAAAAATACGCTGGATCAGGCTTGGGACTGGGTTTTAAATAAACAGGGTCTTATTACCTTTACTTGGCACTGGTTCTCACCTTTCGGCAGCCGGGATAAAGGATTCTACACTGAACACACCACATTTGACGCATCCCGGGCAGTGACCGAAGGAACGGAAGAACAAAAAATGCTAATAGCAGACATGGACCATATGGCGGAATTGCTCAAGCCATTCTGTGAGAAGCGGATTCCAATTTTATGGCGTCCTTTTCATGAATCGGAGGGCGAGTGGTTTTGGTGGGGCGCCAAAGGTCCCGAAGTTGCCAAACAGCTGTATCGTATGATGTATGAGCGGTATACAAACCATCATGGCTTGAACAACCTGATATGGGTTTGGAATTCACCGCTGCCCGAAGGGTATGTAGGCGACGATGTCTGTGATGTTATCACGCTGGATACCTATCCGCCAAAACACACTCACACCGACTTAGAGGACGAGTATAATCGGCTGGTTAAGATTACACCGGCGAACAAGCTGACCGCGCTTGGAGAGATCGGTGTTCTGCCGAGTATCCCCCGCCTGTCGGAGTCGCATATCCCCTGGGTGTGGTACATGACCTGGTCCAACGAATTCGGCACTACCGAAGAATGGACAACTAAAGAGGAACTTCGGCGTGCTTATGAGCATCCCTTCTCTGTTACATTAGACACGCTGCCGCGGCTGTATTAA
- a CDS encoding DUF4179 domain-containing protein, which yields MARLNHTNADEWLDDEMQAYKKSISASLNGRFTEQVMDQVRQTNIHPLPSADKRKRFTGLRWGAGVLGGLAIILVLYGLTKTDVSYETGGERIFQAHTMMPINKIMHWTDPGLQNAQSLGIVQMPEVSITDQGYTLSLEEVIADDTRIVFSLLLTDSSGQTNHNWKNVLDHRRLQIKNEEGQEIAFFRTDAPLQDEGDGQITASENGKLWLTYVYEQIPGDHIIIESTVDKLNVKNEASTGLDGDWSFSYNVDMSKSKELSTAIEMMDQSYTTPAGLSVTAQRLIRTPTGALLQLETGLSDEASKRSPAELSEKLSLQFHLENEAGEEIGRINNYGFNGYSNFEFGYFKSEDPANGAQQWTYALPYQLYDSTQIRLVLDGYSLPIQTDDSLTFVPADLKNQPAVFKGQGDVLQLHDFKINDNGTGSGPSGRLLISGEFVNSFQEDHWVVQDESGKTYNAQFTGQAQLGETVIIEAPQAGVDSPSYFDIPGITAIPEKLTLIRTVTNKKYTDVDWSLDLPEPAGAKD from the coding sequence ATGGCCAGACTAAATCATACGAATGCTGACGAGTGGCTGGATGATGAAATGCAAGCTTACAAAAAATCTATATCCGCTTCGCTTAACGGACGTTTTACGGAGCAGGTTATGGACCAGGTACGGCAAACCAATATTCATCCTCTCCCTTCAGCCGACAAGCGAAAACGATTCACCGGACTGCGCTGGGGAGCAGGCGTACTTGGTGGACTAGCAATTATTCTAGTACTCTATGGCTTGACGAAAACGGATGTCTCTTATGAAACCGGAGGTGAACGAATATTTCAGGCTCATACGATGATGCCAATCAACAAGATTATGCACTGGACAGATCCCGGACTGCAGAATGCCCAATCATTAGGAATTGTACAAATGCCTGAAGTCAGCATCACAGATCAGGGCTACACGCTATCGCTTGAAGAAGTGATCGCCGATGACACACGGATTGTATTCTCACTTCTGCTGACAGATTCCTCCGGACAGACGAATCACAATTGGAAGAATGTTCTAGATCATAGAAGGCTTCAGATCAAAAATGAGGAAGGACAGGAAATTGCGTTTTTCCGGACAGATGCTCCGTTGCAGGATGAAGGGGACGGCCAAATTACAGCCTCTGAGAACGGCAAGCTTTGGTTAACCTATGTGTACGAGCAGATTCCCGGAGATCATATTATTATTGAGAGCACTGTTGACAAACTCAATGTCAAAAATGAGGCTTCAACCGGGTTGGATGGTGACTGGAGCTTTAGCTATAACGTTGATATGAGCAAGTCAAAAGAGCTGTCCACTGCCATTGAAATGATGGATCAGTCTTATACGACGCCGGCAGGATTGAGTGTTACGGCCCAGCGTCTTATCCGGACGCCGACCGGTGCTTTACTGCAGCTTGAGACCGGTTTATCGGATGAAGCCAGTAAGCGTAGCCCGGCGGAGCTCAGTGAGAAGCTTTCACTTCAATTTCATTTGGAAAATGAAGCTGGTGAAGAAATCGGCCGCATCAATAATTACGGTTTTAATGGATATTCCAATTTCGAGTTTGGATATTTTAAGAGTGAAGACCCGGCAAACGGAGCTCAGCAATGGACTTATGCACTTCCTTACCAGCTCTATGACAGCACCCAAATCCGGCTAGTGCTGGACGGTTACTCGCTGCCCATTCAGACAGACGATTCGTTAACCTTTGTCCCGGCTGACTTAAAGAACCAGCCAGCAGTCTTTAAAGGACAAGGAGATGTATTGCAGCTGCATGATTTTAAGATCAACGATAACGGGACAGGCAGCGGGCCTTCCGGCAGACTGCTGATCAGCGGTGAATTTGTGAACAGCTTCCAGGAGGATCATTGGGTCGTTCAGGATGAATCGGGAAAAACATATAATGCTCAGTTTACTGGCCAAGCACAGCTTGGAGAGACTGTCATCATTGAAGCACCCCAAGCAGGTGTTGACAGTCCTTCATACTTCGATATCCCTGGCATCACTGCCATACCAGAAAAGCTGACGTTGATCCGGACAGTTACAAATAAAAAGTACACCGATGTGGACTGGAGCTTAGATTTGCCGGAACCGGCCGGAGCGAAGGACTAA
- a CDS encoding sigma-70 family RNA polymerase sigma factor, with the protein MTEPVEDRLIIERVLEGDQEAFAVLIDKYSSRLYFFLLEMGSSPPDAQDQAQEAFIQAYRKLRSHRLQSSFSAWLYAIAVNVFREAKRRKRFSFANDLLNVQIDDSPTPEERYMRRESEVELQRLIQKLPQRYRIVLLLYYTEDLSYEEISAVTGLNMHQVKNRLYQARRKLRKLWPGNTMKEDAYGQTKSYEC; encoded by the coding sequence ATGACAGAACCAGTCGAGGATAGATTGATCATCGAAAGGGTGCTGGAGGGGGATCAGGAGGCTTTTGCGGTGTTGATTGATAAATACAGCTCAAGGCTATATTTTTTTCTGCTGGAAATGGGATCTTCGCCTCCGGATGCACAGGATCAGGCTCAGGAAGCTTTTATTCAAGCCTACAGGAAGCTTCGCAGTCATCGTTTGCAATCCAGCTTTTCAGCCTGGCTGTATGCCATCGCTGTCAATGTGTTCAGAGAAGCCAAGCGGCGCAAGCGCTTCAGCTTTGCAAATGATCTGTTGAATGTACAAATCGATGACTCCCCTACACCGGAAGAGCGGTACATGCGCAGAGAAAGTGAAGTCGAGCTTCAACGTCTGATTCAAAAGCTCCCGCAGCGCTACCGCATTGTACTGCTTCTGTACTACACAGAGGATTTAAGCTACGAGGAGATTTCGGCAGTAACAGGCCTGAACATGCATCAGGTGAAAAACCGTCTGTATCAGGCGCGCCGCAAACTAAGAAAGCTATGGCCCGGGAATACCATGAAGGAGGATGCTTATGGCCAGACTAAATCATACGAATGCTGA
- a CDS encoding amylo-alpha-1,6-glucosidase — protein sequence MIRASEDNQYYELSSPTILPKASGFLWNEQMMIHVNCRGYAVAQFMQPEPAKYSYAPNLEAKTFMQPEQPYYAHHPGRFVYVKDEESGELFSAPYEPVRMPSDHYTFAVGKHNIVWKIEKNGIAIEMTLSLPKNEPMELWRVKVTNLSSAPRKISIYPYFTIGYMSWMNQSGEYKEALQGIVATAVTPYQKYQDYDKIKHLKDKTFLLADQAPHAWEINQEAFEGEGGIGSPSALKSELLAKGEARYETPVAVLQYSIGLAPGEEREYRFVFGPAHDEQDIADIRQRLFLDTNAAGEDGFVLAEQEYAEYIKEGRGVIEITTPDADLDNLVNHWLPRQMYYHGQTNRLTTDPQTRNYLQDNMGMSYIKPQTARGAFLTALSQQNVSGAMPDGIILHEAAELKYINQVPHTDHCVWLPICLITYLEETDDYSILEEIIPYSGGGETGTVFEHIDRAMHWLIHERDERGLNYINQGDWCDPMNMVGYKGTGVSGWLTIATAYAFMVWADICEHSGRPENGKAFRLAADETNAVVNQYFWDGEWYARGITDDNVVFGISEDKEGRIFINPQGWALLSGAADEEKREKLIHSVSEQLETPYGVEKLAPSYTAMREDVGRVTQKHPGTAENGAVYNHAAAFYIYGLYAAGEQDNAYRLLRKMIPGPDIEDIIRRGQLPVFIPNYYRGAYRQFPKTAGRSSHLFNTGTVPWVYRCLIDGLFGLQGNREGLRVRPQLPSDWDKVTVKRNFRNAQLHIDMKREAGVTATEVYLDGELIRDGVLKGLEAGGQYNVIVKLAAANA from the coding sequence ATGATAAGAGCATCTGAAGATAATCAGTATTATGAGCTGTCGAGTCCGACAATTCTGCCCAAGGCTTCGGGCTTCCTGTGGAATGAGCAGATGATGATCCATGTGAACTGCCGGGGGTATGCGGTGGCCCAGTTTATGCAGCCGGAGCCGGCGAAGTATTCGTATGCACCGAATCTGGAGGCCAAAACCTTCATGCAGCCGGAGCAGCCCTATTATGCCCATCATCCCGGCCGGTTTGTTTATGTAAAGGATGAGGAGAGTGGTGAACTGTTTTCTGCTCCGTACGAGCCTGTCCGCATGCCTTCGGATCACTACACCTTTGCTGTAGGCAAACATAATATTGTCTGGAAAATAGAGAAGAACGGCATCGCCATTGAAATGACGCTGAGCCTGCCTAAAAATGAGCCGATGGAGCTGTGGCGGGTGAAGGTGACTAATCTGTCCTCCGCCCCCAGAAAAATCAGTATCTATCCCTATTTCACCATCGGCTATATGTCCTGGATGAACCAGTCCGGCGAGTATAAGGAAGCCCTGCAGGGAATTGTCGCTACAGCGGTTACTCCGTATCAGAAATATCAGGACTACGATAAGATTAAACATCTGAAGGACAAGACGTTCCTGCTTGCCGATCAGGCTCCCCATGCCTGGGAGATTAATCAGGAAGCTTTTGAAGGAGAGGGTGGAATCGGCTCACCGTCAGCACTCAAAAGCGAACTCCTCGCTAAAGGAGAAGCACGTTATGAAACGCCCGTTGCGGTTCTTCAGTACAGCATCGGCCTGGCCCCGGGTGAAGAAAGAGAATACCGTTTCGTGTTTGGACCCGCTCATGATGAGCAGGACATTGCAGACATCCGCCAGCGGCTGTTCCTGGATACCAACGCAGCTGGTGAAGACGGATTTGTGCTCGCCGAGCAGGAATATGCGGAATACATCAAGGAAGGCAGAGGTGTCATCGAAATCACCACTCCGGATGCGGATCTTGACAATCTCGTAAATCACTGGCTCCCCCGGCAGATGTACTATCACGGGCAGACGAACCGCCTGACGACAGATCCCCAGACCCGGAATTATCTGCAGGATAATATGGGGATGAGCTATATTAAGCCGCAGACAGCGAGAGGGGCGTTCCTGACAGCCTTAAGCCAGCAAAATGTAAGTGGAGCTATGCCGGACGGCATTATTTTGCATGAAGCAGCTGAACTGAAATATATTAACCAGGTGCCGCATACCGACCACTGTGTCTGGCTGCCGATCTGCCTCATTACCTATCTGGAGGAGACGGATGATTACAGCATTCTGGAAGAGATCATTCCATACTCGGGCGGCGGGGAAACAGGTACTGTCTTCGAGCACATTGACCGGGCCATGCACTGGCTGATCCATGAGCGGGATGAAAGAGGCCTGAATTATATTAATCAAGGCGACTGGTGTGACCCGATGAATATGGTCGGCTATAAAGGCACAGGCGTGTCCGGATGGCTGACGATAGCAACGGCGTATGCTTTTATGGTCTGGGCGGATATCTGCGAACACAGCGGCCGGCCGGAGAACGGAAAAGCATTCCGCCTGGCAGCGGATGAGACGAATGCGGTGGTCAATCAGTATTTCTGGGATGGCGAGTGGTATGCGCGGGGAATTACCGATGACAATGTAGTGTTCGGTATCAGCGAAGATAAGGAAGGCCGGATCTTCATTAATCCGCAGGGCTGGGCGCTGTTAAGCGGTGCGGCCGATGAGGAGAAACGGGAGAAGCTGATACATTCCGTCAGCGAACAGCTGGAAACCCCGTACGGTGTGGAAAAGCTGGCGCCCTCCTATACCGCGATGCGTGAAGATGTGGGCCGGGTAACACAAAAGCATCCGGGAACAGCCGAAAACGGGGCAGTCTATAACCACGCCGCAGCCTTTTATATCTATGGCCTGTATGCGGCGGGCGAGCAGGATAATGCCTACCGGCTGCTGCGCAAAATGATCCCGGGACCTGACATCGAGGACATCATCCGCCGGGGCCAGCTGCCTGTCTTCATTCCGAACTATTACCGCGGAGCGTACAGACAATTTCCGAAGACGGCCGGACGCTCCAGCCATCTTTTTAATACAGGAACTGTGCCGTGGGTATACCGTTGTCTGATCGACGGCCTGTTCGGGCTGCAGGGTAACCGTGAAGGATTGCGGGTGCGGCCGCAGCTTCCTTCGGATTGGGATAAGGTTACGGTAAAACGTAACTTTAGAAACGCGCAGCTGCACATTGATATGAAACGTGAAGCCGGAGTTACAGCTACAGAGGTTTATCTCGACGGTGAGCTTATCCGGGATGGTGTTCTTAAAGGGCTGGAAGCCGGCGGGCAATATAATGTAATTGTTAAGCTTGCGGCGGCTAATGCCTGA
- a CDS encoding GntR family transcriptional regulator, which produces MNIAISNTSDKPIYQQLFDQISAQILKGELESGYILPPIRQAAVELSVSIITVKKAWEELERNGLIYTVTGKGCFVTGLSADEKIRKRNEMILKQMVTDTDYYKSFGLTMDEVIALLKEIY; this is translated from the coding sequence ATGAATATTGCAATCTCAAACACCTCGGATAAACCAATCTATCAACAGCTATTTGATCAGATCAGTGCCCAGATTCTTAAAGGCGAGCTGGAAAGCGGCTATATTCTGCCTCCCATCCGCCAGGCGGCCGTTGAGCTGTCTGTCAGTATCATTACCGTAAAAAAAGCCTGGGAGGAGCTGGAACGAAACGGTCTGATTTATACTGTTACAGGTAAAGGCTGCTTTGTCACCGGTCTGTCGGCCGATGAGAAGATTAGGAAGCGCAATGAAATGATCCTGAAGCAGATGGTGACCGATACGGATTATTACAAATCCTTCGGCCTCACAATGGATGAAGTGATCGCCCTTTTAAAGGAAATCTACTAA
- a CDS encoding ABC-2 transporter permease, with translation MYNLLLKELKLGVNPFFYILPFLTGALMLIPGWLYFLVILYFCFLTVPNMFGGYKSQNDLMFTGMLPVAKKDVVKAKVTFIVLLELLHIVIAIIYGLISVRLYPNMTYYFFAPSIGFWGLCLVMLAIFNLIFFTMYYKTAYKYGAASIVSITAATLFAGAAEWLGIQSPLVHDLFKGSGADSMTTQLSILLASIAIFAIFTFLAYHIGYKRFLKVEI, from the coding sequence ATGTATAATTTACTGCTAAAAGAACTCAAATTAGGCGTAAATCCGTTCTTCTACATACTACCCTTTTTGACAGGCGCCTTGATGTTAATCCCGGGCTGGCTGTATTTCCTTGTTATCCTATACTTTTGTTTTTTAACGGTACCGAATATGTTCGGCGGGTATAAAAGCCAAAATGATCTCATGTTCACCGGCATGCTGCCCGTAGCCAAAAAGGATGTTGTCAAAGCGAAGGTGACTTTCATCGTCCTTCTGGAGCTGCTGCATATTGTAATCGCCATAATCTACGGTCTGATCAGTGTCCGCTTATATCCGAATATGACCTACTATTTCTTTGCGCCGTCCATTGGCTTCTGGGGGCTATGTCTGGTGATGCTGGCAATCTTCAATCTTATCTTTTTTACTATGTATTACAAAACAGCATATAAATACGGCGCGGCCTCCATCGTATCGATTACTGCTGCTACCCTATTCGCCGGGGCTGCAGAATGGCTGGGCATTCAAAGCCCGTTAGTGCATGACCTGTTTAAGGGAAGCGGTGCTGACAGCATGACTACTCAACTCTCCATCCTACTTGCCTCTATCGCGATTTTTGCAATATTCACCTTTTTGGCTTATCATATTGGCTACAAACGATTTTTGAAAGTGGAAATCTAA
- a CDS encoding ABC transporter ATP-binding protein, whose product MLVLDIKHLNKHYEHFSLKDVSFQLEKGYIMGFIGINGAGKTTTIKSILNLISMDGGEIHVLGKNITQHEVELKQEIGYAFGDINFYSRNKIKTLTNVIKTFYRNWDDNTYRKYLKKFNLIEDKKIAELSTGMKVKYSLALALSHGAKLLILDEPTSGLDPAARDNLLSIFQELVQDGEISILFSTHVTSDLEKCADYITYIHDGQIVNSAEKEAFVDAFRLLNGTKEQLEQVKDRLISYKTNSFGFTGLIHTKDFEPSPGIVSAIPNLEEIMIYYSRKEEAYV is encoded by the coding sequence ATGCTGGTATTGGATATCAAACATTTAAATAAGCATTATGAACACTTTTCATTAAAAGATGTGTCTTTTCAACTGGAAAAGGGCTATATCATGGGTTTCATCGGAATTAACGGTGCGGGAAAAACAACGACCATCAAATCCATTTTGAATTTAATCAGCATGGATGGCGGCGAGATTCATGTCCTTGGGAAAAACATAACGCAGCACGAAGTCGAGCTGAAGCAGGAAATCGGATACGCCTTTGGAGACATCAACTTTTACAGCCGCAATAAAATCAAGACGTTAACGAATGTAATCAAAACCTTTTACCGTAATTGGGATGACAACACCTACCGCAAGTATCTGAAAAAATTCAATCTGATTGAAGATAAAAAAATCGCCGAACTATCAACCGGAATGAAGGTCAAATACAGCCTGGCCCTCGCTTTGTCGCATGGCGCCAAGCTGCTTATCCTGGATGAGCCGACAAGCGGCCTTGATCCTGCGGCCCGTGATAATCTGCTGAGCATTTTTCAGGAGCTGGTGCAGGACGGCGAAATCAGCATTCTCTTTTCAACCCATGTCACCTCCGACCTGGAAAAATGCGCTGACTATATCACCTACATCCATGACGGGCAAATTGTGAACAGTGCCGAGAAGGAAGCATTTGTCGATGCGTTTCGCCTGCTGAATGGAACAAAGGAGCAGCTGGAACAAGTCAAAGACCGGCTGATTTCCTATAAAACGAATTCTTTCGGCTTTACCGGCCTGATCCATACGAAAGATTTTGAACCGTCGCCGGGCATTGTCTCTGCAATTCCGAATCTCGAGGAAATTATGATCTACTACTCAAGAAAAGAGGAAGCTTATGTATAA
- a CDS encoding Cof-type HAD-IIB family hydrolase: MTIKLIAVDMDGTFLNKEMGYDKERFLKQYAKMKEQGIRFVVASGNQYYQLKSFFGEIQDEISYVAENGAYIVDQGQEVSAVDIPKEDIELVLKELVSNKKFQIVLCGKESAYVLDSVSDTFFTIVNKYYHRLKRVGSFDEVNDQILKFALSCPDEETLQLRDMLRSSIGSTVTAVSSGHGSIDLIVPEFHKASGIQLLQDKWGIKDDETMAFGDGGNDIEMLRHVKYSFAMENGSDEVKAAAKYMAPANINSGVLEVIDQYFAGQGPFQD, from the coding sequence ATGACAATCAAGCTTATCGCAGTAGACATGGACGGCACCTTTCTAAATAAAGAGATGGGATATGACAAAGAAAGGTTCCTTAAACAGTATGCAAAGATGAAGGAGCAGGGAATCCGGTTTGTTGTGGCCAGCGGCAACCAGTATTATCAGCTGAAATCTTTTTTCGGAGAGATCCAGGATGAAATCAGTTATGTGGCTGAAAATGGCGCTTATATCGTCGATCAGGGACAGGAAGTGTCCGCAGTGGATATTCCCAAGGAGGATATAGAGCTGGTTCTGAAAGAGCTGGTCTCCAATAAAAAGTTTCAGATTGTGTTATGCGGCAAAGAAAGTGCCTATGTGCTGGACAGTGTATCGGACACCTTTTTTACTATAGTAAACAAATATTATCACCGGTTAAAAAGAGTGGGCAGCTTCGATGAGGTGAATGACCAGATTCTTAAATTTGCCCTCTCCTGTCCGGATGAGGAAACGCTTCAGTTAAGAGATATGCTGCGGAGCAGCATCGGAAGCACGGTAACTGCTGTCTCCAGCGGGCATGGAAGTATTGATCTGATTGTGCCGGAATTCCACAAGGCTTCCGGTATTCAGCTGCTGCAGGACAAATGGGGTATAAAAGATGACGAAACGATGGCCTTTGGTGACGGAGGCAATGACATTGAAATGCTGAGACATGTAAAATACAGTTTTGCCATGGAGAACGGATCGGATGAAGTGAAAGCGGCGGCAAAATATATGGCACCGGCAAACATTAACAGCGGTGTATTGGAAGTGATTGATCAGTATTTTGCGGGGCAGGGTCCATTTCAGGATTAA